The Mycteria americana isolate JAX WOST 10 ecotype Jacksonville Zoo and Gardens chromosome 25, USCA_MyAme_1.0, whole genome shotgun sequence genome includes a window with the following:
- the IL6R gene encoding interleukin-6 receptor subunit alpha — MARPPGPLLPAALLLLAAAAAAPGRPCGPAGLSRDTVLGRLGANVTLTCWDEGPANVTVSWQVEERGAAAVGGRSRWLTEGNALLLRQLRYEDSGRYSCYAGGRLLRSLRLLVEEPPETPRVSCYRRSHDKDVLCEWPLRAKPSPGTRAMLWVKRRFAVENATEQRCRYFSKAQKFVCRVKVPPGADDTKPLVVSTCINNGAGGSAGEDRIITLSSVLKPDPPLNVTVEALEKAPQRLRINWSYPSSWDPRFYWLRFQVRYRPEPAQTFMEVDQVTTTWLDIRDAWRGTRHVVQVRAQEEFGHGTWSEWSREAVGTPWTDPRDLTSEMGPFSSQFPMEDGTYGVTLPPELFEEDATDGAGGAIVEASVRSVASPYAFLVAGGSLLLGIALFVGIVVRYREIWQTGGRRGPKPEGEGQHVLVPLGPPSPPLSDTPLLSPPSPPAPGALHVTNLDYFFSGQ; from the exons atggcgcggccgccggggccgctgctccccgccgcgctgctcctcctcgccgccgccgccgccgctcccgggcggCCCTGCGGCCCCGCGG GGCTCTCGCGGGACACGGTGCTGGGACGCCTGGGAGCGAACGTCACGTTGACCTGCTGGGACGAGGGGCCGGCGAACGTCACCGTGTCCTGGCAGGTGGaggagcggggagcggcggcggtggggggcCGCAGCCGGTGGCTGACGGAAGGCAACGCGCTGCTCCTGCGGCAGCTGCGCTACGAGGACTCGGGGCGCTACAGCTGCTACGCGGGGGGCCGCCTGCTGCGCTCCCTGCGGCTGCTGGTGGAAG AGCCCCCCGAAACTCCCCGGGTCTCCTGTTACCGGCGGAGCCACGACAAAGACGTCCTGTGCGAGTGGCCGCTGCGGGCAAAGCCGTCCCCGGGGACGCGGGCGATGCTCTGGGTGAAGCGGAG GTTCGCGGTTGAGAACGCCACGGAGCAGCGGTGCCGCTACTTCTCCAAGGCGCAGAAATTTGTTTGCCGGGTGAAGGTGCCACCCGGCGCTGATGACACCAAACCCCTCGTGGTGTCCACGTGCATCAACAACGGCGCCGGCGGCTCGGCCGGTGAGGACAGGATCATCACCCTCAGCAGCGTCC TGAAGCCTGACCCCCCCCTCAACGTGACGGTGGAGGCACTGGAGAAGGCACCGCAGCGGCTGCGGATCAACTGGTCCTACCCCTCATCCTGGGACCCCCGCTTCTACTGGCTCCGCTTCCAGGTCCGCTACCGCCCCGAGCCCGCCCAGACCTTCATGGAG GTGGACCAGGTGACGACAACGTGGCTGGACATCCGTGACGCCTGGCGGGGGACGCGGCACGTGGTGCAGGTGCGGGCGCAGGAGGAGTTCGGCCATGGCACGTGGAGCGAGTGGAGCCGGGAGGCGGTGGGCACCCCCTGGACAG ACCCCAGGGACCTCACCTCTGAAATGGGACCCTTCAGCTCACAG TTCCCTATGGAGGATGGCACCTACGGGGTCACGTTGCCCCCCGAGCTCTTCGAGGAAGATGCTACTGATGGCGCTGGTG gagccATCGTGGAAGCCAGCGTCCGCTCCGTGGCATCCCCCTACGCCTTCCTGGTGGCCGGGGGGAGCCTGCTCCTGGGCATCGCCCTCTTCGTTGGCATTGTGGTGAG gtACAGGGAGATATGGCAGacaggcgggcggcgggggcccaAGCCGGAGGGCGAGGGCCAACATGTGCTGGtgcccctgggcccccccagccctccgcTCAGTGACACCCCCCTGCtctcgccccccagccccccggcccccggggctctCCACGTCACCAACTTGGACTATTTCTTCTCAGGGCAGTAG
- the SHE gene encoding SH2 domain-containing adapter protein E — MAAKWFKEFPSNLKTVSERARPGSGSLGKSRKNSAAELGGCRPGPGGGKEGGGRLSRDNLQGLLQAATGKMRKNSRAEGGTPEGPPKTCGTYINRLIKVEAHEKNGKGYPGPPPAGLPAPEQDKGKTPKTETVIILEDYADPYDAKRTKGQREAERLGENDGYMEPYDAQQMITEIRRRGSKDPLVKAILLLDSPGEPGEGGGKPEPAKRPGGKEAAGKGPQLYDTPYEPGDGVAGGTPERRARAGDGRLPENDERPAGEYEQPWEWKKEQIVKALSVQFEGSERPKEEVPRQHLRQKSWTPKMLKPAGAEHGEGERVDPALALEKQPWYHGAITRAEAESRLQACREAGYLVRTSETGSGKYSIALKTSQGCVHIIVAQTKDNKYTLSQASGVFASVPEVVHYYSTEKLPFKGAEHMALLHPVHCKLH; from the exons aTGGCGGCCAAGTGGTTCAAGGAGTTCCCCTCCAACCTGAAGACGGTGTCGGAGAGGGCTCGGCCGGGCAGCGGTAGCCTGGGCAAGAGCCGCAAGAATTCGGCCGCCGAGCTggggggctgccggcccggcccaggGGGTGGCAAGGAAGGGGGTGGCCGGCTGTCACGGGACAACCTGCAGGGTCTGCTCCAGGCCGCCACCGGGAAGATGCGGAAGAACTCGCGAGCGGAGGGGGGCACGCCGGAgggaccccccaaaacctgcGGCACCTACATCAACCGCCTCATCAAGGTGGAGGCTCACGAGAAGAACGGGAAGGGGtaccccggccccccgcccgccggcctgCCTGCCCCCGAGCAGGACAAGGGGAAGACCCCCAAGACAGAGACG gtcATCATCCTGGAGGACTACGCCGACCCCTACGACGCCAAGCGCACCAAGGGGCAGCGGGAGGCCGAGCGCCTGGGGGAGAACGACGGCTACATGGAGCCCTACGACGCCCAGCAGATGATCACAG AAATCCGCCGTCGGGGCTCCAAGGACCCCCTGGTCAAAGCCATCCTGCTGCTGGACAGTCCTGGcgagcccggggaggggggcggcaaGCCGGAGCCAGCCAAGCGGCCGGGGGgcaaggaggcagcagggaaggggccacaGCTCTACGACACCCCCTATGAGCCCGGGGACGGGGTGGCCGGGGGGACCCCGGAgcgcagggcgagggctggggacGGGCGCCTGCCCGAGAACGACGAGCGCCCGGCAGGCGAGTACGAGCAGCCCTGGGAGTGGAAGAAGGAGCAGATCGTCAAAGCGCTGTCAG tccagTTCGAGGGCTCGGAGCGTCCCAAGGAGGAGGTGCCGCGGCAGCACCTACGCCAGAAGAGCTGGACCCCCAAGATGCTGAAGCCGGCGGGCGCTGAGCACGGCGAGGGGGAGCGGGTGGACCCCGCCCTGGCGCTGGAGAAGCAGCC CTGGTACCACGGGGCCATCACGCGGGCCGAGGCAGAGAGCCGGCTGCAGGCGTGCCGGGAGGCCGGCTACCTGGTGCGCACCAGCGAGACCGGCAGCGGCAAGTACTCCATCGCGCTCAA GACCAGCCAGGGCTGCGTCCACATCATCGTGGCCCAGACCAAGGACAACAAGTACACGCTCAGCCAGGCCAGCGGCGTCTTCGCCAGCGTCCCCGAGGTCGTGCACTACTACTCCACCGAGAAGCTGCCCTTCAAGGGGGCCGAGCACATGGCCCTGCTGCACCCCGTCCACTGCAAGCTGCATTAG
- the UBE2Q1 gene encoding ubiquitin-conjugating enzyme E2 Q1, translating to MQRAGAEEAAGSQAAAGGPGRSGAEVAAAPAGRLLRRELRLLESIFHRGHERFRIGSACPDEISCEFVPGAGARAGASASRGPPPGPVRIHCNITESYPAVPPIWSVESDDPNLAAILERLVEVRKGNTLLLQHLKRIISDLCKLYNLPQHPDVEMLDQPLPAEQSTQEEVSSEEEDEEMPEDTEDLDHYEMKEEEPADGKKTEDEGIGKENLAILEKIKKNQRQDYLNGAVSGSVQATDRLMKELRDIYRSPSFKGGYYAVELVNDSLYDWNVKLLKVDEDSALHNDLQILKEKEGTDFILLNFSFKDNFPFDPPFVRVVSPVLSGGYVLGGGAICMELLTKQGWSSAYSIESVIMQISATLVKGKARVQFGANKNQYSLTRAQQSYKSLVQIHEKNGWYTPPKEDG from the exons ATGCAGCGGGCgggggcggaggaggcggcggggtcgcaggcggcggcgggggggcccgggcggagcggggccgaggtggcggcggcccccgccgggcGGCTCCTGAGGCGGGAGCTGCGGCTGCTCGAGTCCATCTTCCACCGGGGACACGAGCGGTTCCGCATCGGCAGCGCCTGCCCCGACGAGATCAGCTGCGAGTTCGtcccgggggccggggcccgcGCCGGTGCCTCCGCCtcccgggggccgccgccggggcccgtcCGCATCCACTGCAACATCACG gAGTCTTACCCAGCTGTTCCCCCGATATGGTCTGTGGAGTCGGACGATCCGAACCTGGCAGCTATCCTGGAGAGGCTGGTGGAAGTCAGGAAAGGAAACACGCTG CTTTTGCAGCACCTGAAGCGAATAATCTCCGACCTGTGCAAACTTTACAACCTTCCCCAACATCCAGATGTTGAAATGCTGGACCAGCCTCTGCCGGCAGAACAG AGCACACAGGAAGAGGTGTCctctgaagaggaagatgaagagatGCCAGAG gaCACTGAGGACTTGGACCACTATGAGATGAAAGAGGAAGAGCCGGCAGATGGGAAGAAGACAGAGGATGAAGGCATTGGGAAGGAAAACCTGGccattttagagaaaataaaaaagaaccagAGGCAAGATTACTTAAAT GGTGCAGTGTCTGGGTCTGTGCAGGCCACCGACCGGCTAATGAAGGAGCTCAGGGATATTTACCGATCACCAAGTTTCAAGGGCG GATACTATGCAGTTGAACTAGTGAACGACAGCCTGTACGATTGGAACGTCAAACTCCTGAA GGTTGACGAGGATAGCGCTTTGCACAATGATCTCCAGATCctcaaagagaaagaaggaacagaTTTCATCCTCCTAAACTTCTCCTTTAAA GATAACTTTCCTTTTGATCCACCGTTCGTAAGGGTCGTGTCCCCGGTGCTGTCAGGGGG GTATGTTCTGGGTGGCGGTGCCATCTGCATGGAGCTACTTACAAAACAG GGCTGGAGCAGCGCGTACTCCATCGAGTCGGTGATTATGCAGATCAGCGCAACTCTGGTGAAAGGGAAAGCACGAGTACAATTTGGAGCTAATAAG AATCAGTACAGCCTGACGAGAGCACAGCAGTCCTACAAGTCCCTGGTTCAGATCCACGAGAAGAATG GCTGGTACACACCGCCCAAGGAGGACGGCTAG
- the CHRNB2 gene encoding neuronal acetylcholine receptor subunit beta-2, whose amino-acid sequence MALLRVLCLLAALRRGLGTDTEERLVEYLLDPARYNKLIRPATNGSELVTVQLMVSLAQLISVHEREQIMTTNVWLTQEWEDYRLTWKPEDFDNMKKVRLPSKHIWLPDVVLYNNADGMYEVSFYSNAVISYDGSIFWLPPAIYKSACKIEVKHFPFDQQNCTMKFRSWTYDRTEIDLVLKSEVASLDDFTPSGEWDIVALPGRRNENPDDSTYVDITYDFIIRRKPLFYTINLIIPCILITSLAILVFYLPSDCGEKMTLCISVLLALTVFLLLISKIVPPTSLDVPLVGKYLMFTMVLVTFSIVTSVCVLNVHHRSPTTHTMPPWVRTLFLRKLPALLFMKQPRQNCARQRLRQRRHTQERAATATLFLRAGARACTCYANPGAAKAEGLNGYQERQGQAPAPAAGCACGLEEAVDGVRFIADHMRSEDDDQSVSEDWKYVAMVIDRLFLWIFVFVCVFGTVGMFLQPLFQNYATNSLLQLGQGTPTSK is encoded by the exons ATGGCGCTGCTCCGCGTCCTCTGCCTCCTCGCCGCCCTCAGAC GGGGCCTGGGCACGGACACGGAGGAGCGGCTGGTCGAGTATCTGCTGGACCCCGCGCGCTACAACAAGCTGATCCGGCCGGCGACCAACGGCTCCGAGCTGGTGACCGTGCAGCTGATGGTGTCGCTGGCCCAGCTCATCAGCGTG CACGAGCGGGAGCAGATCATGACCACCAACGTCTGGCTGACCCAG GAGTGGGAGGACTACCGCCTCACCTGGAAGCCGGAGGACTTTGACAACATGAAGAAGGTCCGCCTGCCCTCCAAGCACATCTGGCTGCCCGACGTGGTGCTCTACAACAA CGCCGACGGGATGTACGAGGTCTCCTTCTACTCCAACGCGGTGATCTCCTACGACGGCAGCATCTTCTGGCTGCCGCCGGCCATCTACAAGAGCGCGTGCAAGATCGAGGTGAAGCACTTCCCCTTCGACCAGCAGAACTGCACCATGAAGTTCCGCTCCTGGACCTACGACCGCACCGAGATCGACCTGGTGCTGAAGAGTGAGGTGGCCAGCCTGGACGACTTCACGCCCAGCGGCGAGTGGGACATCGTGGCGCTGCCGGGACGGCGCAACGAGAACCCCGACGACTCCACCTACGTGGACATCACCTACGACTTCATCATCCGGCGCAAGCCGCTCTTCTACACCATCAACCTCATCATCCCCTGCATCCTCATCACCTCCCTGGCCATCCTCGTCTTCTACCTGCCGTCCGACTGCGGCGAGAAGATGACGCTCTGCATCTCCGTCCTGCTCGCCCTCACCGTCTTCCTGCTGCTCATCTCCAAGATCGTGCCGCCCACCTCGCTGGACGTGCCGCTGGTGGGCAAGTACCTCATGTTCACCATGGTGCTGGTGACCTTCTCCATCGTCACCAGCGTCTGCGTCCTCAACGTGCACCACCGCTCGCCCACCACGCACACCATGCCGCCCTGGGTCCGCACCCTCTTCCTCCGCAAGCTCCCGGCGCTGCTCTTCATGAAGCAGCCGCGGCAGAACTGCGCACGCCAGCGCCTGCGCCAGCGCCGGCACACCCAGGAGCGTGCCGCCACCGCCACCCTCTTCCTCCGGGCCGGTGCCCGCGCCTGCACCTGCTATGCCAACCCCGGCGCTGCCAAGGCCGAGGGGCTCAATGGCTACCAGGAGCGGCAGGGGCAggcgccggcccccgcggccggCTGCGCCTGCGGGCTGGAGGAGGCGGTGGACGGCGTGCGCTTCATCGCCGACCACATGCGCAGCGAGGACGACGACCAGAGC GTGAGCGAGGACTGGAAATACGTGGCCATGGTCATCGACCGCCTCTTCTTGTGGATCTTCGTCTTCGTCTGCGTCTTCGGCACCGTCGGCATGTTCCTCCAGCCCCTCTTCCAGAACTACGCCACCAACTCCCTGCTGCAGCTCGGCCAGGGCACCCCCACCTCCAAATAg